The DNA segment CTCTTTGGATGTTATTTTTACTCTAACCAAAAGTATCTGGCAACAAAAGAGTGCTAACATTTGTAAGGAAAATTTTATCTGGGGAAAACCAATCTAGAGGATGCCATGGGTCTTTTTGATGACAGAATCCTAGGACACTGCTGCAGATCTGCCTGGGGAACCAGGAGGAGCCGTGCTACTGAGAACAAGATCCCTGGATTGCCTTGTTCATTTAATAGCAGAGAATGTCCATGGAGGTTGGTGTAAGGGGGAGGAGCTGAATGGGGCTTTGTAAATATCAGACCTACTCGTGTTAAAGCTGTCCTTTGAAGGAAAACCTGCAAATGTATAAGTTGCCAAGTTTTtcgtttctgtttattttttaattttagcaaaaaACCAAATGACGGTACAACACACTCACCTTAAGTATTTTCATCTTCaacacatttttcaaaagttaatATATATGTGCATTAAGGAAACATAAACACAATAATTTATATCAATGGCCTAGAATGTCACCTAAGATTGCAAGAACCTCAAGGGGCAGGGCCATAGTCTTGACACAGTATACTTGATAGAAGTGAAATTAATAACACAAAGAATACCTcaatgaaataattgaaaagctgaaaaaaaataagatattatgTTAAACCATTTGATTTTAGAATGACTTGTTATGCAACAAGAGATAACTGACAATAAAGCAAACAGAAGTGAGGGCAATTGAGATAACCTACTTATTTTTGACATATGTTCTAACTAGAAGATAGCATTCATAatcattttgttatttaaataacTCTATTTCAGATAACTCTATTAAAAAGTGACTGCATTGAGATTCTGTTCCAGGGAACTTGAAGAAACACTTGGAAACACATGCATGTTAGTACAGAAAAAAGTGGAGATCTGTATCATCTGACTGGACATGTGAATTCAGGCTCTCATGTGAGTCATTTTTGGACCACGAATGTTGATGAGAttactgagaaaaaataaaatgatggacaaaaaatacaaagaataaaaatgtctAACATTTACTTCTTAGGCAATttagtttgggattttttttctccagctttttctaattttagagcatttttctcaccccaaaaagaaattgtTAGTGGTCACTGCCTAGTTTGTCCAcaccacagcccctggcaaccactaaactactttcagtttctgtgggtttatctattctggacatttcaagtgaatggaatcatacaatatggagacttttgtgtctggcttctttaacttagtatgtcttcaaggttcatccaagttgtaacATGTATTAATACTTcattctgttttatggctgaTAAATATTCCACGGTATGGGTATACCAAATTTTCTTTACGCATTCTTCATTTGGAaggcatctgggttgtttccactttttgggtaATATGAATCATACTGTTAGGAGCATTTGTATTCAAATTCTTGTGTGAACAGATTTTTACATCTCTCTTGGGTATAAACCTAGGAGCGAAATTGCTCGATCATATAACTATGCTTGATGTTttgagaaactgctaaactgtttttcaaaggggctgcaccattttacattcctactagtGGGGAGTGaaggttcaaatttctccactttctagccaacacttgtttttttgattatagccatctgagtgagtgtgaagtggtatgatagtggttttgatttgcatttccctagtgaccagtgatgttgactatcttttcatgtgctcattggctatttatatatctttgcagaaacgtctattcaagctctatgctcattttttaattggataatttgtcttttgattgTTGTGTGTCAGAGACGTTAAGTTTAGCACATCTGTcacttttctatgttttctacTGCTTGGAAATCCTTTTAGTTATGTCTAGTCAAGCATTTATTCAAACATCCATTAATCATCTATTATGCTCTATGCCTGTGAAGGAGTATAAAGTCCAACAAGACACGTCAGCCCTCCTGTGGATTATTGCAACAGCTACCTGTTTTTCTACTCCCCAGTCCATCTTTTAccctgcatcccaaatgatttttctaaaatgtgaatTTGATCATGTCACTTAATTGCTTAATCCCTCAATGCTTCCTTTATTGATTATGAGACAAACTTCTAACTCTTTAAGATGGCTTATCAAGCCTTCAAAATTTGTCCCTTACCAGTCTCTCTAAGATTCTCTCTCTTGTGTTCATCCTATACCCTTACCTGGGATAACTTTAGGGGTCTTCTAGCTAAATACCCCACCTAGAAATACTGAGGTTAGTAAGCTAAGGGAATAAGTGGGTTCTCAGCCAGAAACCTCAACCAGATCTCAGGTGCAAATGAAAAGACCACTGCAGCTTTTTCTCTTAATTCTGGATCCCGACCACAACAGGTTGATCTCCCTGAAGCCAGTAACCTGAGAAAACAAGCTGTATCGTTATCCTCTTGCCTTTAAAGGGATCTTTAAATCTTCAAGCCTCACCTCATTTTTAGTGCTAAGTAGTAAAGAAAGAGCTCTGTGCTCATGCTTGGGTCACTGTTAAAGTAGAGCATGGCCTTTGGTGGCGGCAGCAGCAATTAATGGGATTCCTTCCAGCGAGAGGTGGCCAGCCCAGGATGACACAACCACTTGGTCAAGAGAATCTGTTCTTCCCGAGTGCTGCTTCCCACTCCACCAACCTTTAGAGAGACTGAGTTTTAGTTTGATTAAAGGCAGCTGCACTTTCCTTAGATAGCCCACAAAATGGATGGGCCACCAAATAGACCGGTCTCTGCTGGTTTAGGAAGAGGAAACTCACTACCTCACTGTTATGACTCTTACTGAAAATAGATCTAGTGTATACAtctgaaaatatattaaagaattcCTTTTGGACTTAGGCATAAACTAACTATATGGCAAAATCtatctatatgtatgtatgtgtatatatgtatatatgcacatgtacacacacccacCACTCACACACAAATGTAATGCAGAGACAATAAAGTTCAAATAACAAATCTACAaatctgaagcagagtgtgttatctattgctgcataatgaACTAACCCCAAAATtcaagtggcttaaaacacccattttattttgtaaactttattgagatataatcgacCAATAAAATTGTAAGGTATTTAAAGTGTACTTCATGATGACTTGAAATATGTCTACATTGTGAAGATTCTTTTCATCTAGTTAATTAACCCATCCGTCACTTCACATTTCTATATGTATAGTGAGAACATTTCAGTTCcaatctcttagcaaatttcaattatacaatatagTGTTATCAACTACAGGCACcatgcaaataaatattttattttgttcatcctTTTTTGGCTCAGAAATTTGAGAAGGGACCACCCAGGCACTTTGTCTTCAGTTCACCTGGCTCACACGGGGTGACTGAGGATGGATGACACTTCCAAAACGGCGCCTTCACTCATGCGTCTGGCACCTCACTACTCTTTGGCCTCAGTCTCTCCCTCCACGTCTTATTCTTCAGAGCCTCTGCATGTGGCTTGGATTTTGCCAGGATGGTGGTTTTAGGGTAGTTATAATTCTTAAACGGCAGTTGGTTTCTAAGAGAGCAAGGCAGTAGCTGCCAGACCTCTTAAAAGCTAGGGCTGGAATTGGCATAGCTTTTACAGCATCATTTACACCAGACTCTATCGACCAAAGCATTCACAGACCAGCTGAGGGAGGGAAACAGACTGCAACTCTCAATGGGAGGAGTAGCAAAGAATTTGCAGCCATCTTTAATCTGCCATAAATGGAAGACCTATTAGGCATCTTTACTTGATAAACACAAAGATTTCTACCACCACCCCTCTAACAAAAATATCAGTACCATGCTCAGTCCTCAGCAGTTTGTAAACATACTGGTTGCCTTAGACAAAGATGAGGCGCTGCTACACATATCGTGTATAACTTTAAcaacttttctgtatttaatggtcacaataataaaaattctcTGAAGTTTTATTGCTTCTTTGACTTGTACATGTGTATTTTATGGCCAACATTTTGAGCTGCAGGAAGCATGTGCTACATCTTTTATGACACATACCCAAGATCTTAgaagtattaaaaatagtttattaatgCCCCGGGTATCATTCTAGCCTACCTAATACCTTGGATTTACTAAAGTCACAAAAGTTATGTTGGCTTTTTTTGTGGATACGAGTTTGCCCACACGGCAAAGCATAGCTTTGTACAGGTATTTTCCCATGTCTGGTCCACTGACATCTAAGAAATCCAACCCTGGGGTCATAGACAGAAGAGACAAAAGACCTAATAAAACCCACATGTTAACCGTTAGTGTTCATTCACCAAATCCCACTTAAAATCTTGTACTCGCAAAGCTAATTTCATCCAATTGCCTTTTAATTATAGTCTCTTGCTCAGAGTTGCAAATATAATGGCTTTTTAATATAACTTGCACTGTTCTGTGTCCAATGTAGGATGTAATCATGCAATTTATTCAGTCAGAGCTAGTGCATTAGGTAATTAAAACATAAGCACACACGGATTTCTGCACATGAACATTCGGCAGGAAAGTAATAAGAATCTGACAAATCTGCTTTGGGATAGAATTCTTTTTGGATAAAAATCCTATGTTCACCAAAGGATGTCATAGCTAAAGCGAAATATAGACGTCAGATAGGACTGTCGGGGACACCTGTGCACATATCATGGGGAATAAGATAGAAACTAATTTAGAGTAGAAACATAAGtggtttaatacatttttaactaTCTAATCACAGTCTTGGGAGATATAATTCTCAATGTAAGTTAATTCTTCATTATCCAAGATATTAGGAGGTAAGAGACCCTCAGTCTCCTGTCCCTtttagaggaggaagacagaaaaaaagattatgagCTTGAAGATAATTTTCACTATTAAGAAACATGATCGGGgccacctggtggcacagcagttaagttctcgtgctccacttccgtggccaggggttcgccgggtcggattccgggtgcagatctacacaccacttgtcaagccatgctgtggaaggtgtcccacaaataaagtacaggatgatgggcacggatgttagctcagggccagtcttcctcagcaaaaagaggaggaatggcggcagatgttagctcagggttaatcttcctcaaaaaaagagtaAACAAACATGATCAAACAATGTAACAACTTTTGAAAATCTCTTTTAATGGTGGTAATCACTTTTGAGGAGTAAGAATTGATGTATGCATGAATAATAAGcacatatttctgtgttttttctttcaatgagcatgtattactttagTAAAGTTGTTCGCCTTTATTTCACAGTAACCAggagatttcatataaaaacAAGTAATGCTTTATTGGTTTTGAATTATATATAATCCTTACAACTTTatatattagtttttaaaaagtgtattaaGCTAcgtttttatacatttattcattccataaTTTGTTGTGTCAACGAACTATGCCCTATGGGCTAGAGAAACCAAGAAAGTGATGGGTTTGACCTTAagattttcagggtttttttgtaGGAAGTATTTCTCTAGTGTTATTTTCTGTCAATGTTTggccattaaaaaacaaagaaaagatatggGCTGTGAATCCAAATACCagcatgaaaacagaaaaacatttattcagtcaTCAGGATTTTGAGTTTGTAAAATGGCAGTATCTGGAAACGTAAACATCTaggattgattttctttttcagttttctctggaTTTGCATTCATACATCCTGTGCTCATTCTTGTTACTTCAAATACAAACGTGGAAAGCGTATGTACACGTCTTTTCCAAAACATTAACGAAGGTTTCAGATGACACACCCTCATCAACTAACCCACACGCCCTCTTCCTCTGACATTCTTAGCCAGCCTCCACACAGGGGAAGTCAACCTTGATCCCTCTTGATGTTCTGAGTCCTGGGTCTCCAGAGTTTGCAGCCTAAACCCTGCCATTGACTTTATCCGCTCTTGACCGCTTTCTATCTAATCCCACCTTTTGCTCAGTCTTCAGAGGAGCTGTGTCTGAATCCAACTCTGAAGCAGGAATCCATAAAGACCGAATCAAACGCACTGCTGGCAAGGCCAAAACTAGACAAACATGTGCCAAATCATCTTGATCAAATACCGAGTTCCCATCCTAAATTCTACCCTCAGCTGTTTGATTTAGAGACATTCCAAACTTATGAATGGATTATGTGTCCAATGTTCCTTTTAATTTAGAGATTGAGGACCTACATCCCTATAGAAATGATGGTATAAATGCCATaccaaatatattataaataaaaattaaatttccataaCAGTCCATAGTAATAAATAGTTCATTGGGAAGTCAAAATGTAAGCCCTGGATTTTTTTCTTCGTTTTTAAGTTATacatgtttttactttttcacaTTTCTAAAATCAAGATTAATCTTAAAGTTGACTTTTTTATACactgtgttgatttttttcctgaaaagttcATGGTATATATTACCATTGCCTCCAGTGGTGTCCTAAATCTTAAAATCAAAAAAATATGGTATTCTAACTATATCTGATTACAACATTGATTCTGGGGGAAAAGACATTTCAAGTTTGATAGCTACATATTTTCTGCCTATTACAAGGTGATTCCAATGAGGGATTCagtttataatcataaaaataagtTAATCCTTGTATTAggctatagttttatttttacctgCCATCTCTGGATGATCAATTTTCCCCCTTAACCACTTTCGCTGAATTTTCTTCCATAGCATATAAATACGCTAGATTCTGTCCCatctattaaaaaacaacaaactttctcttactctctggcttccctcCACCTGTggtcctctttccttccctttacagCCAAGCTTCCTTTAACAATATTTGCACATTGTCTATTGAACAGAGGTATCACGCTTTATGCAACCTGTTCTCTCTTAATGGATATTTAAGTTACGAATTTATTACTCTTAAAAATATGCTTCAGTTACCATCCTTAAACAAATATCTGTGTACATTAGTGCAAAATTCTATAGAATTGAGTTCTAGAAGTGAAACTATTGAGTCTAAATGAATGCatgctatgggttgaattgtgcacCCCCCGAAATTTGTGTTCAgatcctaacctccagtacctgggaatgtgaccttatttagagatGGTGTCTCTGCAAAGGGAATcatgttaaaatgaggtcatgagagtggattCTAGTCCAACATGGCTGGGGTCCTTTTAAAAGGAAATCCAGACACAGACATGAACAGAGAGAAGATAATATGAAGATACAACGAGAACACCATGTAAACAAGAAGATAGCCATCTACAAGTCAAGAGAAGCCTGGAACATATCCTTCCTTCACAACCCTCAaaaggaaccaatcctgccaacaccttgctttcggacttccagcttccagaattacgagacaacaaatttctgttgtttaagctacccagttggTGGTACTGTTACAACAGTCCTAGATAACTGATAGAACATTCTTGCAAAATACCCCCAAAACGGCTGTCACAATTTACACGGTAACCAACCATAGAGAAGGGTAACTTCTCCCCGACACTGCACCGTTACTGAACTATCAATCTTTGCAATGTTTTGCAAATTTTGAAGACAAACAAATAGTATCTCTTTTTCATGCctatttctttgacttttttaatCCAAATTTAGCACATTTCTggggttttatttccttttattttaaaatatctaaaatggaTTCAAATGGATTGATCGACACTGTCAAACAACCACTCACATCTAGCTGTGTGATTGCAGCATAGTTTGATACAACgaccaaaaaagaaatgattaaaaattatacttaacttttaaaaatgtttaagtacTCATCAACTTATTGACAATCTACTGCAAAATTTTCATTCTCTAGGATTATCACATGTAGCATGAAGTATATTCTTAAAAGGCAAAAAAGCTAAATGATTGGAAACTACAAACTTAACActcaattaattttataattatagtaTGTGAAATTAAGTCCCATATCCAATAGCCCAATTTGCAATGTATTAAGGCTTACACTTTTGAAGTAAGTTCGTACTGACCTTCCTATTGGAAGCACAATAAAATTCAATACACGGTGTTCTAAAATGGCATCACAAACTATAGGAGCATCTtagcaatattaaaaaatatgccTTTAAGGTTgcaatattgatttaaaaattctttcctgaAGCAATAATCAATGGGGCATATTTGTTCCCAATCACTCTTTTGTTAATATAATTATCCTGTTAAAAGGTTattctccatcttctctttcaTTGATTCCCTTTTGTCTTTGCATGAGTTAAGATGTGAACTTTCATGTTGTTTGACTGAATAAACCTCTTGTGACAGCCTTCGAAGGGACACACAAAACGTTTCTCCCCGGTGTGGATGCGTACATGTGTACGCAAGTTGAAGTCCAGGGAAAAGCGTTTTCCACACCCTTCGAAAGTGCACTGAAAtggcttctctccagtatgaaccAGGAAATGCCTTTTTAGTTTTGTGCTCTCATTGAACGCTTTCCCACATTCTGCACATATGTGATCTCGGGGCCCATGAACGAGGAGATGCTTTCTCAGGGAAGCCTTATTCTTCAACTTTTTTGTGCATCCGCTCTGAGGACAAACAATTTTTTCTGGAGCATCACATTCTTGATTTTTTCCTGGCTTCTTTCTAGCAGATTCTGAGAGCTGTTGGGGATCTGGTAAGTCAACGCTGGATATTCCTCCAGGAGGAAGCCTCTTGCCTGTCATGTACTCAGGATACCCAAGAAGTGAATTCTCGCCAACAGTCTCTTGGGGAAGGTCTTGTTTTGCCCCTGTTTTCACGTATTCCAGAGAACATTCGAGAAGAGAGCTGGCGGTAAGAAGCTGTTGAGAAAGGTCTTGTTCTGATCCTTCTGTCAGGCAGTCAAAGGACTTAAGAAGTAAGTCTTCTTCCAGGATGGGTTCAGAAAACTCACCTCTTATTATGCATTCTATGTAACAGTCGCAGAAGGAATCCTCTCCAACAAGCTGATGGCAAGTCTCACAGTACACATCTTCACCACCTAAGGCCCACGTCATGTCGAGAGATTCCTGCcgggctgggctggcctgggctcGCTGTGGCTTATCCCCAGCGACGACGGCTCTTCTACCCAGGCCTTTCCCTTCTTGTGTCTTTGCCCTTTTCTTCAGTTGCTGGTCCATGTCAACCTGCCTGCTTCCTCCTTGAAGGTTTGAACCAGGATATATGAACCACTTCCAAGAAGGGTGATCTGGGTAAATTTTCTTCAGCAAGCGCCTGCTTGGAGATAATAACCGTTaggtaaaatatatttcaatgttAGAGCCACTGTCAGAAAATG comes from the Equus asinus isolate D_3611 breed Donkey chromosome 27, EquAss-T2T_v2, whole genome shotgun sequence genome and includes:
- the ZFP42 gene encoding zinc finger protein 42 homolog, giving the protein MDQQLKKRAKTQEGKGLGRRAVVAGDKPQRAQASPARQESLDMTWALGGEDVYCETCHQLVGEDSFCDCYIECIIRGEFSEPILEEDLLLKSFDCLTEGSEQDLSQQLLTASSLLECSLEYVKTGAKQDLPQETVGENSLLGYPEYMTGKRLPPGGISSVDLPDPQQLSESARKKPGKNQECDAPEKIVCPQSGCTKKLKNKASLRKHLLVHGPRDHICAECGKAFNESTKLKRHFLVHTGEKPFQCTFEGCGKRFSLDFNLRTHVRIHTGEKRFVCPFEGCHKRFIQSNNMKVHILTHAKTKGNQ